One genomic region from Oncorhynchus clarkii lewisi isolate Uvic-CL-2024 chromosome 21, UVic_Ocla_1.0, whole genome shotgun sequence encodes:
- the LOC139379046 gene encoding spermatogenesis associated 6-like protein isoform X1 yields the protein MSRKAMKVVVDLRFRAVSCPGVHLPAKDDIYLSVCFMSQYRKSVCLPPVFPLLFREKMRFEKVFHYAVDPGDVAEMLEYETVKVELVQLIPPVGEALACFEEDARRFLFPEPKLVPSFSGVDREVLMTRSISFPGIAPRLEFSTRTTISECSANAEVNSTHLRSPMRTVVPKKRTKRSRKGHRRGDWDGAWRAPVMPRSRSLSPCKASQMDSCHGNMGRLAQLSLGSSWDIDEEFLPRHKSDPWLGTGHSPTPHLSPFMARPTLTNDSSPRLPQSLSSDTDNLLDYPPGPSQRWSLVNMGRSSTATPSHSMLWHSYRESSRQNGSRPSSQGMWEEVQHRVRGLLTTPRAVHRLARGATDSEIDEVLARRSISPNRCPP from the exons GTATCATGCCCTGGTGTGCATTTGCCAGCCAAGGATGACATCTACCTCAGTGTGTGCTTCATGAGCCAATACCGCAAGTCTGTGTGTCTCCCCCCTGTCTTCCCTCTCCTGTTTCGAGAGAAGATGAGATTTGAGAAA GTGTTCCACTATGCTGTTGACCCAGGAGATGTTGCAGAGATGCTGGAAT ATGAAACGGTCAAAGTTGAATTGGTACAGTTGATCCCCCCAG tggGGGAGGCCCTGGCCTGCTTTGAGGAAGACGCCAGACGCTTCCTATTTCCAGAGCCCAAATTGGTTCCATCCTTCTCTGGAGTGGACAGAGAGGTTCTCATGACACGCTCCATTAGCTTCCCT GGCATTGCTCCAAGGTTAGAGTTCTCCACCAGAACAACCATCAGTGAGTGCTCTGCGAACGCAGAGGTCAACAGCACCCATCTCAGGTCTCCAATG AGGACAGTGGTGCCAAAGAAACGCACTAAAAGGTCCCGAAAGGGACACCGGAGAGGAGATTGGGACGGTGCCTGGCGGGCACCAGTGATGCCCAGATCACGCTCCCTCTCCCCGTGCAAAGCCAGCCAGATGGACAGTTGTCATGGAAACATGGGGCGGCTGGCACAGCTCAGTTTGGGTTCCAGCTGGGATATAGATGAGGAGTTTTTACCCCGTCAT AAAAGCGACCCCTGGCTTGGGACTGGACACTCCCCTACACCCCACCTCTCCCCTTTCATGGCCAGACCCACCCTGACCAACgactcctctcctcgtctcccacAGTCCCTGTCCTCTGACACAGACAATCTCCTGGACTACCCACCAGGTCCAAGCCAACGGTGGTCCCTGGTTAACATGGGGAGATCCTCCACCGCTACACCCAGCCATTCCATGCTTTGGCACTCCTACAGGGAAAGCTCGAGACAAAATGG GTCACGCCCCAGCTCTCAGGGCATGTGGGAGGAGGTCCAACACCGCGTCCGAGGACTCCTTACCACCCCTAGAGCGGTGCACAGACTTGCCCGT GGGGCCACAGACTCCGAGATAGACGAGGTCCTAGCCCGGAGGTCCATCTCCCCTAACCGATGCCCACCCTAG
- the LOC139379046 gene encoding spermatogenesis associated 6-like protein isoform X2, giving the protein MLEYETVKVELVQLIPPVGEALACFEEDARRFLFPEPKLVPSFSGVDREVLMTRSISFPGIAPRLEFSTRTTISECSANAEVNSTHLRSPMRTVVPKKRTKRSRKGHRRGDWDGAWRAPVMPRSRSLSPCKASQMDSCHGNMGRLAQLSLGSSWDIDEEFLPRHKSDPWLGTGHSPTPHLSPFMARPTLTNDSSPRLPQSLSSDTDNLLDYPPGPSQRWSLVNMGRSSTATPSHSMLWHSYRESSRQNGSRPSSQGMWEEVQHRVRGLLTTPRAVHRLARGATDSEIDEVLARRSISPNRCPP; this is encoded by the exons ATGCTGGAAT ATGAAACGGTCAAAGTTGAATTGGTACAGTTGATCCCCCCAG tggGGGAGGCCCTGGCCTGCTTTGAGGAAGACGCCAGACGCTTCCTATTTCCAGAGCCCAAATTGGTTCCATCCTTCTCTGGAGTGGACAGAGAGGTTCTCATGACACGCTCCATTAGCTTCCCT GGCATTGCTCCAAGGTTAGAGTTCTCCACCAGAACAACCATCAGTGAGTGCTCTGCGAACGCAGAGGTCAACAGCACCCATCTCAGGTCTCCAATG AGGACAGTGGTGCCAAAGAAACGCACTAAAAGGTCCCGAAAGGGACACCGGAGAGGAGATTGGGACGGTGCCTGGCGGGCACCAGTGATGCCCAGATCACGCTCCCTCTCCCCGTGCAAAGCCAGCCAGATGGACAGTTGTCATGGAAACATGGGGCGGCTGGCACAGCTCAGTTTGGGTTCCAGCTGGGATATAGATGAGGAGTTTTTACCCCGTCAT AAAAGCGACCCCTGGCTTGGGACTGGACACTCCCCTACACCCCACCTCTCCCCTTTCATGGCCAGACCCACCCTGACCAACgactcctctcctcgtctcccacAGTCCCTGTCCTCTGACACAGACAATCTCCTGGACTACCCACCAGGTCCAAGCCAACGGTGGTCCCTGGTTAACATGGGGAGATCCTCCACCGCTACACCCAGCCATTCCATGCTTTGGCACTCCTACAGGGAAAGCTCGAGACAAAATGG GTCACGCCCCAGCTCTCAGGGCATGTGGGAGGAGGTCCAACACCGCGTCCGAGGACTCCTTACCACCCCTAGAGCGGTGCACAGACTTGCCCGT GGGGCCACAGACTCCGAGATAGACGAGGTCCTAGCCCGGAGGTCCATCTCCCCTAACCGATGCCCACCCTAG
- the LOC139379043 gene encoding excitatory amino acid transporter 3-like isoform X1 — protein sequence MKEHRSWDLKGLLKRNWLLIATIVSVLLGIGLGVLVREYASLSHLDKQYFGFPGDILMRMLKLVILPLIISSMITGVAALDSDVSGKIGLRAVVYYLTTTIIAVILGIALVITIKPGVSQKAENIDRTEITQNVNTVDTLLDLVRNMFPENIVQACFQQYKTTRKELEPSKVKENTTTTMFPPFSTTVMATIFPPENITKDYIIVGSYSDGLNVLGLIVFCVAFGLVIGKMGERGRILLEFFDALNEATMRLVQIIMCYMPVGILFLIAAKIIEVEDWEIFMKLGMYMVTVLSGLAIHSTVFLPLIYFVIVRKNPYTFALGMAQALVTALMISSSSATLPVTFRCAEENLRIDKRITRFVLPVGATINMDGTALYEAVAAIFIAQLNNYDLDVGQIVTISVTATVASIGAAGVPNAGFVTMVIVLTAVGLPANDVTLIIAVDWLLDRFRTMINVLGDAYGAGIVQKLSRRELERMDGTSDVTNPFALGTTLDNEECEKKSYVNGGFTVDKTDAISFTETSQF from the exons ATGAAAGAACACAGGAGCTGGGACCTCAAAGGCTTACTGAAGAGGAACTGGTTGCTGATTGCGACCATTGTGTCGGTGCTGTTAG GGATAGGCCTTGGTGTGTTGGTTAGGGAATATGCCTCCCTTTCCCACCTCGATAAGCAGTATTTTGGATTCCCGGGAGATATCCTGATGCGGATGCTCAAGCTGGTCATCCTGCCCCTCATCATCTCCAGCATGATAACAG GAGTGGCCGCCCTGGATTCGGATGTTTCCGGAAAGATAGGTTTGAGGGCTGTGGTTTATTACTTAACCACCACCATCATTGCAGTCATTTTGG GTATTGCATTGGTGATAACCATCAAACCTGGTGTCTCTCAGAAGGCAGAAAACATCGACAGGACAGAGATCACACAAAACGTCAACACCGTCGACACACTACTGGATCTTGTCAG AAACATGTTTCCTGAAAACATAGTGCAGGCTTGTTTCCAACAG TACAAGACAACGCGCAAAGAGTTGGAACCCTCTAAAGTGAAGGAGAACACTACAACCACAATGTTCCCTCCTTTCTCTACCACTGTCATGGCAACCATTTTCCCCCCAGAG AACATCACCAAGGACTATATAATAGTTGGGTCATATTCTGATGGGCTCAACGTGCTGGGCCTCATCGTGTTCTGTGTGGCGTTTGGCCTCGTCATCGGCAAGATGGGTGAAAGGGGACGCATCCTGCTGGAGTTCTTTGATGCTTTAAATGAGGCCACCATGAGGCTAGTTCAGATTATCATGTG CTATATGCCAGTGGGGATACTCTTCCTCATTGCTGCCAAGATCATTGAGGTAGAAGACTGGGAGATCTTCATGAAGTTGGGCATGTACATGGTGACAGTTTTGAGTGG CCTAGCTATCCATTCTACTGTTTTTTTGCCGCTGATCTACTTTGTCATTGTGAGGAAGAACCCGTATACCTTTGCCTTGGGGATGGCTCAGGCACTGGTCACTGCTCTCATGATCTCTTCCAG ctctgccacccTGCCTGTCACCTTCCGCTGTGCCGAAGAGAACCTCCGGATCGACAAGAGGATCACCCGCTTCGTGTTGCCCGTGGGCGCCACCATCAACATGGACGGGACAGCTCTCTACGAGGCTGTCGCTGCCATCTTCATTGCCCAGCTCAACAACTATGATCTTGACGTGGGTCAGATTGTCACTATCAG TGTAACAGCAACAGTAGCCAGCATCGGAGCTGCCGGTGTACCTAACGCTGGTTTTGTTACCATGGTGATTGTGCTGACTGCCGTTGGACTACCGGCAAATGATGTCACTTTAATTATTGCTGTGGATTGGCTGCT AGACCGCTTCCGCACCATGATCAACGTGCTGGGAGATGCCTACGGAGCTGGCATCGTTCAGAAGCTGTCCAGGCGGGAGCTGGAGAGGATGGACGGCACCTCGGACGTGACTAACCCCTTCGCCCTGGGGACCACGCTGGACAACGAGGAGTGTGAGAAGAAGTCCTACGTCAACGGCGGCTTCACCGTCGACAAAACCGACGCCATCTCCTTCACCGAGACCTCACAGTTTTAG
- the LOC139379043 gene encoding excitatory amino acid transporter 3-like isoform X2 — MYIGSYIDNYEGIGLGVLVREYASLSHLDKQYFGFPGDILMRMLKLVILPLIISSMITGVAALDSDVSGKIGLRAVVYYLTTTIIAVILGIALVITIKPGVSQKAENIDRTEITQNVNTVDTLLDLVRNMFPENIVQACFQQYKTTRKELEPSKVKENTTTTMFPPFSTTVMATIFPPENITKDYIIVGSYSDGLNVLGLIVFCVAFGLVIGKMGERGRILLEFFDALNEATMRLVQIIMCYMPVGILFLIAAKIIEVEDWEIFMKLGMYMVTVLSGLAIHSTVFLPLIYFVIVRKNPYTFALGMAQALVTALMISSSSATLPVTFRCAEENLRIDKRITRFVLPVGATINMDGTALYEAVAAIFIAQLNNYDLDVGQIVTISVTATVASIGAAGVPNAGFVTMVIVLTAVGLPANDVTLIIAVDWLLDRFRTMINVLGDAYGAGIVQKLSRRELERMDGTSDVTNPFALGTTLDNEECEKKSYVNGGFTVDKTDAISFTETSQF, encoded by the exons ATGTATATAGGAAGCTACATAGACAACTATGAAG GGATAGGCCTTGGTGTGTTGGTTAGGGAATATGCCTCCCTTTCCCACCTCGATAAGCAGTATTTTGGATTCCCGGGAGATATCCTGATGCGGATGCTCAAGCTGGTCATCCTGCCCCTCATCATCTCCAGCATGATAACAG GAGTGGCCGCCCTGGATTCGGATGTTTCCGGAAAGATAGGTTTGAGGGCTGTGGTTTATTACTTAACCACCACCATCATTGCAGTCATTTTGG GTATTGCATTGGTGATAACCATCAAACCTGGTGTCTCTCAGAAGGCAGAAAACATCGACAGGACAGAGATCACACAAAACGTCAACACCGTCGACACACTACTGGATCTTGTCAG AAACATGTTTCCTGAAAACATAGTGCAGGCTTGTTTCCAACAG TACAAGACAACGCGCAAAGAGTTGGAACCCTCTAAAGTGAAGGAGAACACTACAACCACAATGTTCCCTCCTTTCTCTACCACTGTCATGGCAACCATTTTCCCCCCAGAG AACATCACCAAGGACTATATAATAGTTGGGTCATATTCTGATGGGCTCAACGTGCTGGGCCTCATCGTGTTCTGTGTGGCGTTTGGCCTCGTCATCGGCAAGATGGGTGAAAGGGGACGCATCCTGCTGGAGTTCTTTGATGCTTTAAATGAGGCCACCATGAGGCTAGTTCAGATTATCATGTG CTATATGCCAGTGGGGATACTCTTCCTCATTGCTGCCAAGATCATTGAGGTAGAAGACTGGGAGATCTTCATGAAGTTGGGCATGTACATGGTGACAGTTTTGAGTGG CCTAGCTATCCATTCTACTGTTTTTTTGCCGCTGATCTACTTTGTCATTGTGAGGAAGAACCCGTATACCTTTGCCTTGGGGATGGCTCAGGCACTGGTCACTGCTCTCATGATCTCTTCCAG ctctgccacccTGCCTGTCACCTTCCGCTGTGCCGAAGAGAACCTCCGGATCGACAAGAGGATCACCCGCTTCGTGTTGCCCGTGGGCGCCACCATCAACATGGACGGGACAGCTCTCTACGAGGCTGTCGCTGCCATCTTCATTGCCCAGCTCAACAACTATGATCTTGACGTGGGTCAGATTGTCACTATCAG TGTAACAGCAACAGTAGCCAGCATCGGAGCTGCCGGTGTACCTAACGCTGGTTTTGTTACCATGGTGATTGTGCTGACTGCCGTTGGACTACCGGCAAATGATGTCACTTTAATTATTGCTGTGGATTGGCTGCT AGACCGCTTCCGCACCATGATCAACGTGCTGGGAGATGCCTACGGAGCTGGCATCGTTCAGAAGCTGTCCAGGCGGGAGCTGGAGAGGATGGACGGCACCTCGGACGTGACTAACCCCTTCGCCCTGGGGACCACGCTGGACAACGAGGAGTGTGAGAAGAAGTCCTACGTCAACGGCGGCTTCACCGTCGACAAAACCGACGCCATCTCCTTCACCGAGACCTCACAGTTTTAG